One Polyangia bacterium genomic window carries:
- the glgB gene encoding 1,4-alpha-glucan branching protein GlgB: MTAEDRAPATPSIFGDVDLHLFGEGTHARLYETLGAHPASQDGNPGTRFAVWAPNAETVSVIGDWNNWSAGQLPLRAVHASGIWEGFAPGVGFGARYKYRIRSRYGGYAVDKADPYAFASEEPPRTASVVADLRYAWGDGGWMQARAARHRLDAPVSIYEVHLGSWMRDPARPERFLGYRELAPRLIEHAQRTGFSHVELLPIAEHPFYGSWGYQVTGFFAPTARYGTPADFMAFVDALHQSGIGVILDWTPAHFPEDEHGLVFFDGTHLYEHADPRQGRHPEWGSAVFNYGRNEVRSFLLSNALFWLDRYHLDGLRVDAVASMLYLDYGRPPGQWIPNEDGGRDNRAAVELLRAVNRAVAQRHPDTLTIAEESTAWPMVSHPTGDGGLGFSLKWDMGWMHDTLAYFALDPLFRRDHHHQLTFRSLYAFSERFVLPLSHDEVVYGKRSLLGKMPGDDWQKFATLRLLYAFMWAQPGKKLLFAGGEFAQRNEWNHDRSLDWHLLRQSPLHGQVQLVVSELNRLYRSEPALHQRDADPGGFDWVAADDADTSVYAFLRLGGPGARPLLAVFNCTPVPRFNYRLGVPLDGPWAEALNTDGVGFGGRNHGNFGAVDAAPVPAHGRPFSLSLTLPPLGALYLLPFA, encoded by the coding sequence ATGACAGCGGAGGATCGCGCGCCGGCGACGCCGTCGATCTTCGGAGATGTCGACCTTCATCTTTTCGGCGAAGGAACACACGCCCGCCTCTACGAGACGCTGGGGGCGCACCCGGCGTCGCAAGACGGCAACCCCGGCACGCGCTTCGCGGTGTGGGCGCCCAACGCAGAGACGGTCAGCGTGATCGGCGACTGGAACAATTGGTCCGCCGGCCAGCTGCCATTGCGCGCCGTACACGCGTCCGGAATATGGGAGGGCTTCGCGCCTGGCGTCGGGTTTGGTGCTCGCTACAAGTATCGGATCCGCTCGCGCTATGGCGGGTACGCCGTCGACAAGGCCGACCCCTACGCCTTCGCGAGCGAAGAGCCGCCGCGCACCGCCTCCGTGGTTGCCGATCTGCGCTATGCCTGGGGCGACGGCGGCTGGATGCAGGCCCGCGCCGCGCGCCACCGGCTGGACGCGCCCGTTTCGATCTACGAGGTCCACCTGGGCTCGTGGATGCGCGATCCAGCGCGCCCGGAACGCTTTCTTGGTTATCGAGAGCTGGCGCCACGGTTGATCGAGCACGCGCAACGCACCGGCTTTTCTCATGTCGAGCTTTTGCCCATCGCCGAGCATCCATTTTATGGCTCGTGGGGGTACCAGGTGACCGGCTTCTTCGCGCCCACCGCCCGCTATGGAACGCCGGCTGACTTCATGGCCTTCGTCGATGCCCTTCATCAAAGCGGCATCGGCGTGATTCTTGATTGGACCCCGGCGCACTTTCCCGAAGATGAGCACGGCCTGGTCTTCTTCGACGGCACCCATCTTTACGAGCACGCCGATCCGCGCCAGGGACGCCACCCCGAATGGGGCAGCGCCGTCTTCAACTACGGCCGCAACGAAGTTCGCAGCTTCCTGCTGTCGAACGCGCTTTTCTGGCTCGACCGTTATCACCTGGACGGACTGCGCGTCGACGCCGTGGCTTCGATGCTGTATCTCGACTACGGACGGCCGCCTGGCCAATGGATCCCGAACGAGGACGGCGGCCGCGACAACCGCGCCGCCGTCGAGCTTTTGCGTGCCGTCAACCGTGCGGTCGCGCAGCGCCACCCCGACACCTTGACCATCGCCGAGGAGTCAACGGCGTGGCCCATGGTCTCGCATCCGACCGGCGACGGTGGCCTGGGCTTCTCGCTCAAGTGGGACATGGGTTGGATGCACGACACTCTCGCGTACTTCGCCCTCGATCCGCTGTTCCGCCGCGACCATCACCACCAGCTGACCTTTCGCAGCCTCTACGCCTTCAGCGAGCGGTTCGTATTGCCGCTGTCGCACGACGAGGTGGTGTACGGAAAACGCTCGCTGCTGGGAAAAATGCCTGGCGACGACTGGCAAAAGTTCGCCACCCTGCGGCTGCTGTACGCGTTCATGTGGGCGCAGCCCGGGAAAAAGCTGCTGTTTGCCGGCGGCGAGTTCGCCCAGCGCAATGAATGGAACCACGACCGCAGCCTGGACTGGCACCTCTTGCGGCAATCGCCCCTGCATGGCCAGGTGCAGCTTGTGGTCAGCGAGCTCAATCGTCTTTATCGAAGCGAGCCGGCGCTGCACCAGCGGGACGCCGATCCGGGCGGCTTCGACTGGGTGGCGGCCGACGACGCCGACACCAGCGTCTACGCCTTCCTGCGATTGGGCGGCCCAGGGGCGCGGCCGTTGCTGGCGGTCTTCAATTGCACGCCGGTGCCGCGGTTCAACTATCGCCTGGGCGTGCCGCTCGATGGCCCGTGGGCCGAGGCGCTGAACACCGACGGCGTCGGATTTGGCGGCCGCAACCACGGCAACTTCGGCGCCGTGGACGCGGCGCCCGTCCCGGCCCACGGGCGCCCCTTTTCGTTGAGCCTGACCCTGCCGCCGCTGGGCGCGCTTTATCTGCTGCCGTTCGCCTGA
- a CDS encoding putative maltokinase has product MSVEPPAPKLRAAWPEILQAASHEELAATLLAYVQPRRWYRAKTRPARGARIADVIPLDGPSAAPSSALILLEIDYQFGDPECYAVAVLPADGANARRLADSRPPALIAWLGSTGGALVDGLATGGLAGNLLAVASEAKTRVGQAGALQGEGSAALRESSAQQLLPVEVSRTEQSNSTIILGQRVLLKVYRQVMAGLHPELELGHFLTGHRRQPPTPRVLGALYWHAAGGAEHSLAVIHEFLPNDGDAWSWTLRELDAAVDRVNVMSVTTDATAPAMTSMVARAETLGRRTGELHQALLDTAPADGGEPDPAFAPMPLTSDDRAAAVSRVQAMLHRTVDALPSHLEKLPPLLRARAARLLDPASDERRLIGALLDDFRDEPLDVLKTRIHGDLHLGQVLCRQDDFVIIDFEGEPARPLAERRAKASPLRDVVGMLRSFDYAPEAVLRQRASSRKSRLPQEREPPVLEFLASWKDAVAAAFQRGYLQQVGDAPFLPVIRRAPSATRTTPDPAQLSLMMRFFQLERVLYEIEYEANNRPDWVDIPLRGLCALTGEKVPR; this is encoded by the coding sequence GTGAGCGTCGAACCGCCGGCACCCAAGCTGCGCGCCGCCTGGCCGGAGATCTTGCAGGCGGCGTCGCACGAAGAGCTGGCGGCAACGCTGCTGGCGTACGTGCAGCCGCGACGCTGGTATCGGGCCAAGACCCGCCCGGCGCGCGGCGCCCGCATCGCCGACGTGATTCCTCTCGACGGGCCCAGCGCGGCGCCCAGCTCCGCGCTGATCCTGCTGGAGATCGACTATCAATTCGGCGATCCCGAGTGTTATGCGGTGGCGGTGCTGCCGGCCGACGGCGCGAACGCCCGGCGGCTCGCCGACAGCAGGCCGCCTGCGCTGATCGCCTGGCTGGGCTCGACCGGCGGCGCGCTGGTCGACGGGCTAGCCACCGGCGGACTCGCCGGGAATTTGCTGGCTGTCGCCAGCGAGGCAAAAACACGGGTGGGCCAGGCCGGCGCGTTGCAGGGCGAAGGGTCGGCCGCGCTTCGGGAGAGCAGCGCCCAGCAGTTATTACCGGTCGAGGTGTCCAGGACCGAACAGAGCAACTCGACCATCATTCTTGGCCAGAGGGTTTTGTTGAAGGTCTACCGCCAGGTGATGGCCGGGCTCCACCCCGAGCTGGAACTGGGTCATTTTCTGACCGGGCACCGCCGGCAGCCGCCCACGCCTCGTGTGCTGGGCGCGCTTTATTGGCACGCCGCCGGCGGCGCCGAACACAGCCTGGCCGTGATTCATGAATTTCTCCCCAACGACGGTGACGCCTGGTCGTGGACGCTGCGTGAGCTGGATGCCGCCGTCGATCGGGTCAACGTCATGTCGGTCACAACCGACGCCACCGCGCCGGCGATGACCAGTATGGTGGCGCGCGCCGAGACGCTGGGTCGGCGCACGGGCGAACTGCACCAGGCGCTGCTGGATACCGCGCCTGCCGATGGCGGCGAACCCGATCCGGCATTCGCGCCCATGCCCCTCACCAGTGACGATCGCGCCGCCGCCGTGTCGCGCGTGCAGGCGATGCTGCACCGGACGGTGGACGCCCTGCCAAGCCATCTGGAGAAGCTGCCGCCTCTCCTGCGCGCCCGCGCGGCCCGCCTGCTCGATCCCGCCAGCGACGAACGCCGGCTTATCGGCGCCCTGCTCGATGATTTTCGCGATGAACCGCTGGACGTACTCAAGACGCGCATTCACGGCGATCTGCACCTTGGCCAGGTGCTGTGCCGCCAGGACGACTTTGTGATCATCGACTTCGAGGGCGAGCCGGCTCGTCCGCTGGCTGAACGCCGCGCCAAGGCGTCACCCCTGCGGGACGTGGTCGGCATGCTGCGCTCGTTTGACTACGCGCCCGAGGCGGTGCTGCGCCAGCGAGCGTCGTCGAGAAAAAGCCGCTTGCCGCAAGAGAGGGAGCCGCCCGTGCTGGAATTCCTGGCCAGCTGGAAAGACGCGGTCGCGGCAGCCTTCCAGCGCGGCTATCTGCAGCAGGTGGGCGATGCGCCTTTCCTTCCCGTCATTCGCCGTGCGCCCAGCGCCACGCGCACCACGCCCGACCCCGCGCAGCTTTCGCTGATGATGCGCTTCTTCCAGCTCGAGCGGGTGCTCTACGAGATTGAATACGAGGCCAACAACCGCCCCGATTGGGTGGACATCCCGTTGCGCGGTCTGTGTGCTCTGACGGGCGAAAAAGTCCCACGATGA
- a CDS encoding alpha-1,4-glucan--maltose-1-phosphate maltosyltransferase, translating into MIIDDIRPSVDGGRHPIKRVLGDRLLVQADLLSDGHDKLAGRLLYRRAAAPAWHEVPLCASAVQPVLGGQREDDRWWAVFSVDALGIWEYTVKAWVDSWQSWVWAVTRKIADGQDIAVDLRGGAALLAAAADRAADPARATLRQLADRLAASAAPASTETIAAALSEETAALMRLHPDDRLATSHQPPLAVVVDVPLAAFSSWYEMFPRSRAGAGVSAAADGPAPPPHGTFKEAEDRLAYIADLGFDVVYLPPIHPIGRTHRKGPDNSLTATGTDPGSPWAIGSEEGGHTTVHPLLGTLQDFRHFMSAARRLGLEVALDIALQASPDHPYLRAHPEWFFRRADGTIQFAENPPKKYQDIVPFDFTGAGWESLWDELRDVFLFWIEQGVTVFRVDNPHTKPLPFWRWCIASVKAREPRAIFLAEAFTRPKLMRALAKLGFSQSYTYFTWRTTKAELTEFVRSLDGRETKEFFRPNLWPNTPDILPEHLQNGTRGTFIVRAVLAATLSPNWGVYGPAFELQETRAREGTEEYARNEKYQVRAWNLDQPNTLAPVLRRLNRIRRDRPALRQLGGTVVHMTDNDAVFCYSRSTADKSDVVLVVVNLDPHRAQSGWLTLDQAALGLAASSSFQVHDLLGDARYLWSGARAFVDLDPKTMPAHIFHLRRHVRSEQAFEYYL; encoded by the coding sequence GTGATCATCGACGATATACGTCCCAGCGTCGACGGCGGACGCCATCCCATCAAGCGCGTGCTCGGCGATCGCTTGCTGGTACAAGCGGACCTGCTGTCCGACGGCCACGACAAACTGGCGGGGCGCCTGCTTTATCGCAGGGCCGCCGCGCCTGCGTGGCACGAGGTGCCGCTTTGTGCCTCGGCGGTGCAGCCGGTGCTCGGCGGCCAGCGCGAGGACGATCGCTGGTGGGCGGTGTTCAGCGTCGATGCGCTGGGGATCTGGGAGTACACCGTCAAGGCCTGGGTCGACAGCTGGCAAAGCTGGGTCTGGGCGGTGACCCGGAAGATCGCCGATGGGCAAGACATCGCCGTCGATCTGCGCGGCGGTGCGGCGTTGCTGGCCGCCGCCGCTGATCGCGCCGCCGATCCCGCGCGCGCGACGCTGCGCCAGCTGGCCGACCGGCTGGCCGCGTCCGCCGCCCCTGCATCGACCGAGACAATCGCCGCCGCCTTGAGCGAAGAGACGGCGGCTTTGATGCGCCTGCATCCCGACGATCGGCTGGCCACCAGCCACCAGCCGCCGCTGGCCGTGGTCGTCGACGTGCCGCTGGCCGCCTTCAGCAGCTGGTACGAAATGTTTCCTCGCTCGCGCGCGGGCGCCGGTGTCTCAGCGGCGGCGGACGGCCCGGCGCCGCCGCCACACGGCACATTCAAGGAAGCGGAAGACCGCCTGGCATACATCGCCGACCTCGGTTTTGACGTGGTCTATCTGCCGCCCATCCACCCCATCGGGCGCACCCACCGCAAGGGCCCGGACAATAGCCTGACCGCGACCGGCACCGACCCGGGAAGCCCGTGGGCAATCGGCAGCGAGGAGGGCGGACACACGACGGTGCACCCACTGCTGGGGACCTTGCAGGACTTTCGTCATTTCATGAGCGCGGCCCGGAGGCTCGGGCTGGAGGTGGCGCTGGACATCGCGTTGCAAGCGTCGCCCGACCATCCCTATCTGCGCGCCCACCCGGAGTGGTTCTTTCGCCGCGCCGATGGAACGATCCAGTTCGCCGAAAACCCGCCCAAAAAATACCAGGACATCGTCCCGTTCGATTTCACCGGCGCCGGATGGGAAAGCCTGTGGGACGAGCTGCGCGACGTCTTCTTGTTCTGGATCGAGCAGGGCGTGACGGTCTTTCGCGTCGACAATCCGCACACCAAACCGCTTCCGTTCTGGCGCTGGTGCATCGCCAGCGTGAAGGCGCGCGAGCCGCGGGCGATTTTCTTGGCCGAGGCCTTCACCCGGCCCAAGCTGATGCGCGCCCTGGCCAAGCTGGGTTTTTCGCAGTCCTACACCTACTTCACCTGGCGCACCACGAAGGCCGAGCTGACCGAGTTCGTGCGTTCTCTCGACGGGCGAGAGACGAAGGAATTTTTTCGCCCCAATCTTTGGCCGAACACGCCCGATATTTTGCCCGAGCACTTGCAAAACGGGACGCGCGGCACCTTCATCGTGCGCGCCGTCCTGGCCGCCACGCTGTCACCCAACTGGGGCGTGTATGGTCCAGCGTTCGAGCTACAAGAAACGCGGGCCCGGGAAGGCACCGAGGAGTACGCCCGCAACGAAAAGTACCAGGTGCGCGCGTGGAACCTCGATCAGCCGAACACGCTGGCGCCGGTCCTGCGGCGCCTCAATCGCATCCGGCGCGACCGACCGGCGTTGCGCCAGCTGGGCGGGACGGTCGTGCACATGACCGACAATGACGCCGTCTTCTGTTACAGCCGGTCGACAGCGGACAAATCGGACGTGGTGCTGGTGGTGGTGAATCTGGATCCCCATCGCGCGCAAAGCGGGTGGCTGACGCTTGATCAGGCGGCGCTGGGGCTGGCGGCGAGCAGCTCGTTCCAGGTTCACGATCTGCTCGGCGACGCCCGCTACCTGTGGAGCGGCGCGCGCGCCTTCGTTGACCTGGATCCAAAGACGATGCCCGCCCACATATTTCACCTCCGTCGCCACGTCCGCTCCGAGCAGGCGTTCGAGTACTACCTGTGA
- a CDS encoding 4-alpha-glucanotransferase: MFSEGLTTTIRAALRALGIERLTLAIHDASFPSTSDEDIGRGSPYGQGARKLLHFATAIGFDSLQLGPQGDVSESNPSPYDGALFSKNPQSIALATLIEDPLWAPLAAGLLAPVVDDRPLGPSARGQHASAWRAARRVLASLHERFCARPDAAGGELSRRFDAFRARWGTTLWADGLYEALTAQHGSDDWRRWADDDPARPDQRLFSPSSPAEAERARHRRAALAAVPSPARERYLFGQFVLDQQHQAFRAAAGAASLALFGDLQIGFSPRDVWSQRALFRDDYLMGAPPSRTNPAGQPWGYPVLDVDRTPGGTLALLAARIDRMIVDFDGLRVDHPHGLVCPWVYAAADPDPAAAVMRGARLRCSPALPDHPVLAAVAIPALDQLARDPGLARYADDWVRTLRPEQVDRYGLLFDAVMARVRAAGRRESDVVCEVLSTWPYPLRRVMERYGLGRFCVTQKADLARTDDVYRGENASERDWIMVGNHDTPPIWSLADAWHGTAAGSERALALARRLSPRPALRARLARWFDRHPHHLCQGLFAELFVGPARRISVFFADLFGSRDIYNRPGVVHPDNWTLRLPPEFATEYVQRSARGAAFNPPLALALALLARAARPGSETDALLLRPLIDGARQLAPAIDPEIWALLDAALAPS; this comes from the coding sequence TTGTTTTCCGAAGGACTGACGACCACCATTCGCGCGGCGTTGCGCGCCCTAGGCATCGAGCGCCTGACCCTGGCCATTCACGACGCCAGCTTTCCCAGCACGTCCGACGAGGATATCGGCCGCGGCTCGCCGTATGGCCAGGGCGCGCGAAAACTGCTGCACTTCGCAACGGCCATCGGCTTCGACAGTTTGCAACTGGGCCCGCAGGGAGACGTGTCGGAGTCGAACCCGTCTCCTTACGACGGCGCCCTGTTCAGCAAGAATCCCCAATCCATTGCGCTGGCCACGCTGATCGAGGATCCGCTGTGGGCGCCGCTGGCCGCCGGGCTGCTGGCGCCGGTCGTCGACGATCGTCCCCTCGGTCCGTCCGCGCGCGGGCAACACGCCAGCGCCTGGCGCGCGGCCCGGCGGGTGCTGGCGTCGTTGCACGAACGCTTTTGCGCGCGCCCGGACGCCGCCGGTGGCGAACTGTCCCGGCGCTTTGACGCCTTCCGCGCGCGCTGGGGCACCACCCTGTGGGCCGACGGGCTCTACGAGGCGCTGACTGCTCAGCACGGCAGCGACGATTGGCGTCGCTGGGCGGACGACGATCCGGCGCGCCCGGATCAAAGACTGTTCTCCCCTTCGTCGCCCGCCGAGGCCGAGCGGGCCCGGCACCGGCGCGCGGCGCTTGCGGCCGTGCCTTCGCCCGCGAGGGAGCGGTACCTTTTCGGGCAGTTCGTGCTGGACCAACAGCACCAGGCATTTCGCGCGGCGGCCGGCGCGGCGTCGCTGGCGTTGTTCGGCGATCTACAGATCGGGTTTTCTCCCCGCGACGTCTGGAGCCAACGGGCGCTTTTTCGCGACGACTATCTGATGGGCGCGCCACCCAGCCGCACCAACCCTGCCGGTCAACCGTGGGGCTATCCGGTGCTGGACGTGGACCGCACGCCGGGGGGCACGCTGGCCCTGCTGGCGGCGCGGATCGATCGCATGATCGTCGATTTCGACGGCCTTCGCGTCGATCATCCGCACGGACTGGTCTGCCCCTGGGTTTACGCGGCGGCCGATCCCGATCCCGCGGCGGCGGTGATGCGCGGCGCGCGGCTGCGCTGCTCGCCCGCCCTGCCCGACCATCCGGTCCTGGCCGCGGTGGCCATCCCCGCGCTCGATCAGCTGGCCCGCGATCCGGGGCTGGCCCGTTATGCCGACGACTGGGTGCGCACGCTGCGGCCAGAGCAGGTGGACCGTTACGGGCTGCTGTTCGACGCGGTGATGGCCCGGGTGCGCGCCGCCGGCCGCCGCGAGTCCGACGTCGTCTGCGAGGTCCTCAGCACCTGGCCTTATCCCTTGCGCCGGGTGATGGAACGGTATGGCCTGGGCCGTTTTTGCGTCACGCAGAAGGCTGACCTGGCGCGGACCGATGACGTCTACCGCGGCGAGAACGCCTCCGAGCGCGACTGGATCATGGTCGGCAACCACGACACGCCGCCCATCTGGTCGCTGGCCGATGCCTGGCATGGCACCGCCGCCGGCAGCGAGCGCGCGCTGGCCCTGGCCCGGCGCCTTTCCCCGCGGCCGGCGCTGCGCGCCCGGCTGGCGCGCTGGTTCGATCGCCATCCGCACCACCTTTGTCAGGGGCTGTTCGCCGAGCTGTTCGTCGGTCCGGCGCGCCGGATCTCGGTCTTCTTCGCCGATCTTTTCGGCAGCCGCGACATTTACAACCGCCCGGGCGTCGTGCATCCGGACAACTGGACGCTGCGTTTGCCGCCAGAGTTCGCCACCGAGTACGTTCAGCGCAGCGCGCGCGGCGCTGCCTTCAACCCTCCGCTGGCGCTGGCGCTGGCGCTGCTGGCCCGGGCAGCGCGGCCGGGCAGCGAGACAGACGCCCTGCTGTTACGCCCGCTCATCGACGGCGCGCGCCAGCTGGCGCCAGCCATCGACCCGGAGATCTGGGCGTTGCTGGACGCAGCGCTGGCCCCTTCCTGA
- the treS gene encoding maltose alpha-D-glucosyltransferase, with product MKRARMVSFRRDDRLGSNPLWYKDAVFYELRVRSFFDSNGDGIGDFAGVTSKLDYLQDLGITAIWMLPFYPSPLRDDGYDIADYTDVHPDAGTLADFDCLLEEAHRRKIRIITELVLNHTSDKHPWFRRAREAARGSVEREFYVWSDTPERYSDARIIFKDFEPSNWAWDPVPRAYFWHRFYSHQPDLNFENPAVHEALLAVVDFWMDKGVDGLRLDAVPYLYESEGSNGENLPATHSFLKKLRAHVDTKYRDRMLLAEANQWPEDAASYFGNGDECHMNFHFPIMPRMFMSIHMEDRFPIMDIMAQTPQIPANCQWALFLRNHDELTLEMVTDEERDYMYRAYANDSEMRINLGIRRRLAPLVGNDRRKMELLDGILFSLPGTPVMYYGDEIGMGDNVFLGDRNGVRTPMQWSADRNAGFSRANPQRLILPITIDPEYHYEAVNVEAQQNSPNSLLWWTKRLIALRKQFQAFGRGSIEFCTPSNHRVLAFIRQLDNEAILVVANLSRFVQFVELDLSKWKGMHPVELMGRTELPPIGEAPYLLTLGGHAFYWLSLETPPPEVEAEAVASYRPPTIEVANERSVLHGMDRSALEEALPAFLHTRRWFARRWKDLTGVRIEDAIEWRGVHLLVFRVDFASTEPERFVIPLALVSGGRALPATAVVAVLHSSGGETTLIDAAEDGPTARLLLSNLVERRRISGAATSVEATPFATLEPPDIDPMNISAEHAAAALRYGDRYLLKMFRRVEDGISPELEVTRFLNEHAPALTPLVVGALELRRGRAEPSTLAVLEAYVPNEGTAWTHAREELRRFFERVVTRHRETPPPDTPRRPLDAARVEVPAIVREVIGTYLDTAALLGRRTADLHLALASDHLTPAFRPEPYVVLDRRSKYQSMRNLAGKTLRRLRESMGWLPAAAAAPAQELAANSERILKVLEPLLTQRLTGLRIRTHGDYHLDQVLSTGKDFVIIDFEGRAGETLADRRRKHSAFRDVAGMMRSFHYAALSAILNGAIVRQEDHALAMPWAEAWHRWISAAFLRAYLEGTAGAPFMPAVEDLPRVLEVHLIEKAFLELSDELTSTGDTIAIPLLALVDLIVSN from the coding sequence ATGAAGCGCGCGCGCATGGTGTCCTTTCGGCGGGACGACCGCCTGGGGAGCAATCCACTTTGGTACAAGGACGCCGTCTTCTACGAGCTGCGCGTCCGCTCGTTCTTCGATTCGAACGGTGACGGCATCGGCGACTTTGCCGGCGTGACGTCCAAGCTCGATTACCTGCAGGACCTGGGCATCACCGCCATCTGGATGTTGCCGTTTTATCCGTCGCCGCTCCGTGACGACGGGTATGACATCGCCGACTACACCGATGTGCATCCGGACGCCGGAACGCTGGCCGATTTTGACTGCCTGCTGGAGGAGGCGCATCGGCGGAAGATCCGCATCATCACCGAGTTGGTGTTGAACCACACCTCCGACAAGCATCCCTGGTTCCGGCGCGCGCGAGAAGCAGCACGCGGCTCGGTCGAGCGCGAGTTCTATGTCTGGAGCGACACCCCGGAACGGTATTCCGACGCGCGCATCATCTTCAAAGACTTCGAGCCCTCCAACTGGGCCTGGGATCCGGTGCCCCGTGCGTACTTCTGGCATCGTTTCTATTCTCACCAGCCGGATCTGAACTTCGAGAACCCGGCGGTTCACGAAGCGCTGCTGGCGGTGGTCGACTTCTGGATGGACAAAGGCGTCGACGGGCTGCGCCTGGACGCCGTGCCCTATCTTTATGAAAGCGAGGGGAGCAACGGCGAGAACCTGCCGGCCACCCATAGTTTTTTGAAGAAGCTGCGCGCGCACGTGGACACCAAGTACCGCGACCGCATGCTGCTGGCCGAGGCCAACCAGTGGCCGGAGGACGCGGCGTCGTATTTCGGGAACGGCGACGAGTGCCACATGAACTTTCACTTCCCGATCATGCCGCGCATGTTCATGTCGATTCACATGGAGGATCGCTTTCCGATCATGGACATCATGGCGCAAACGCCGCAGATCCCGGCCAATTGCCAGTGGGCGTTGTTCTTGCGCAACCACGATGAACTGACGCTGGAGATGGTGACCGACGAGGAGCGCGACTACATGTACCGCGCCTATGCCAACGACAGCGAGATGCGCATCAACCTGGGCATCCGCCGCCGCCTGGCGCCGCTGGTGGGCAATGATCGCCGCAAGATGGAGCTGCTGGACGGAATCTTGTTCTCCCTGCCGGGTACGCCGGTGATGTACTACGGCGACGAGATCGGGATGGGCGACAATGTGTTTCTGGGCGATCGCAATGGTGTCCGCACGCCCATGCAGTGGAGCGCCGATCGCAACGCCGGCTTCTCTCGAGCCAATCCCCAGCGGCTGATCCTGCCCATCACCATCGATCCCGAGTACCACTATGAAGCGGTCAACGTCGAGGCTCAGCAAAACAGTCCCAACTCGCTGCTGTGGTGGACCAAGCGGCTGATCGCGCTGCGCAAGCAGTTTCAGGCCTTCGGACGCGGCAGTATCGAGTTCTGCACGCCGTCGAATCATCGCGTGCTGGCCTTCATTCGTCAGCTCGACAACGAAGCGATCCTGGTGGTCGCCAATCTCTCTCGTTTCGTCCAGTTCGTTGAACTCGACTTGTCGAAATGGAAGGGCATGCATCCGGTCGAGTTGATGGGCCGTACCGAGCTGCCCCCGATCGGCGAGGCGCCGTACCTGCTGACGCTGGGCGGGCACGCCTTTTACTGGCTGTCGCTGGAGACGCCCCCGCCGGAGGTGGAGGCCGAGGCGGTGGCCAGCTACCGACCGCCGACCATCGAGGTGGCGAACGAGCGCAGTGTCCTGCACGGCATGGACCGCTCGGCGCTGGAAGAAGCGCTGCCGGCATTTCTGCACACGCGGCGCTGGTTCGCGCGGCGCTGGAAGGATCTGACTGGTGTACGCATCGAGGACGCCATCGAATGGCGCGGAGTTCACCTGCTGGTTTTTCGGGTCGACTTTGCCAGCACCGAGCCAGAGCGGTTCGTGATTCCGCTGGCCCTGGTCAGCGGAGGCCGCGCGCTGCCAGCGACGGCGGTGGTGGCGGTGCTTCACTCGTCCGGCGGCGAGACGACCCTGATCGACGCCGCCGAGGACGGTCCCACCGCGCGGCTGCTGCTGTCGAACCTGGTCGAGCGGCGCCGGATCTCCGGGGCCGCCACCTCCGTCGAGGCCACGCCTTTCGCGACCCTGGAACCGCCTGACATCGATCCGATGAACATCAGCGCCGAACACGCAGCGGCCGCCCTGCGCTATGGCGATCGCTATCTTTTGAAGATGTTCCGCCGCGTCGAAGACGGGATCAGCCCTGAGCTCGAGGTGACGCGCTTTCTCAATGAGCACGCGCCGGCGCTGACGCCACTGGTGGTGGGCGCGCTGGAGCTGCGGCGCGGGCGCGCCGAACCGTCGACGCTGGCGGTGCTGGAGGCCTACGTGCCCAACGAAGGCACCGCCTGGACGCACGCCCGCGAAGAGCTACGCCGGTTCTTCGAACGCGTGGTCACCCGCCATCGCGAGACGCCGCCGCCGGACACGCCCCGCCGGCCGCTGGACGCCGCGCGGGTCGAGGTGCCGGCGATCGTTCGCGAGGTCATCGGCACCTATCTGGACACGGCCGCGCTGCTGGGCCGGCGCACCGCCGATCTGCACCTGGCGCTGGCCTCCGATCACCTGACGCCAGCGTTCCGGCCCGAGCCTTACGTGGTGCTGGACCGGCGTTCCAAGTACCAGTCGATGCGCAACCTGGCCGGCAAGACGCTGCGCCGCTTGCGCGAAAGCATGGGCTGGCTGCCGGCCGCCGCCGCCGCTCCCGCTCAGGAGCTGGCTGCCAACTCGGAACGCATTCTCAAGGTTCTGGAGCCGCTGCTGACCCAGCGGCTGACCGGGCTGCGCATCCGCACCCACGGCGACTATCACCTTGATCAGGTGCTGAGTACGGGCAAGGACTTCGTGATCATCGACTTTGAAGGCCGGGCCGGCGAGACCCTGGCCGACCGGCGTCGCAAGCACTCGGCCTTCCGCGACGTGGCGGGCATGATGCGATCGTTTCACTACGCGGCGCTGTCGGCGATCCTGAACGGGGCCATCGTCCGGCAGGAAGATCACGCCTTGGCCATGCCCTGGGCAGAAGCCTGGCACCGCTGGATCTCGGCGGCCTTCTTGCGCGCCTATCTCGAGGGCACAGCCGGCGCGCCCTTCATGCCCGCCGTCGAGGATCTTCCCCGGGTTCTCGAGGTCCACCTCATCGAGAAAGCTTTCCTCGAGCTCAGCGACGAGTTGACCTCGACGGGCGACACCATCGCCATCCCGTTGCTGGCGCTGGTCGATCTCATCGTCAGTAATTGA